The following proteins are co-located in the Piscirickettsia litoralis genome:
- a CDS encoding beta strand repeat-containing protein gives MTGSAINANNNITANQMTFTGPVATAAGTFTYNSNGNNMGFSNNLTGGSTNLTLNAGAGTLTLGGVTTLNSLSITSNANNIANNITTTIGGIIFTNPVTLTGNSVFTSTGNPINLDTVDGTQAFTIDAGASTVALNDKLGDSTRLGNFAVTGAGGITINTDTIKAAQIDLNNPVTLTAGVTLDSNSNPINFENTVNGTQALTINAGASTATIKNQLGNTARIGTLGITGNSIVINNNITANQMTFTGPVVTAAGTFTYDSNSNNIGFTNTLTGADTNLILNAGAGGDVTFANAVSLESLNTSANLANVGNNITTDSGGITFSSPVTLTGNSTFNSTNSAIVLDAVDGTKTFTLNAGTSTVALNNPIGASTRLGALDITGSAGITINTASIKAAQMDMNSPVTLAATTTLDSNGNAINLDDAVNATAAGMQGLTLSGGAGAVTLTGALGNVTRLGALSVTGSAINANNNITANQMTFTGPVATAAGTFTYDSNSNNIDFANTLTGVDTNLILNAGAGGDVTFANAVSLESLNTSANLANVGNNITTDSGGITFSSPIVLTGSSVFDSNSNTLTLNNTVDATTANVESLTLTATGGAVTIAGAVGAGTKLNTLTVNSSTLNLQNTLNATTESTTASTINVSGSGSILEADSLTTANDTINITAGTYNENIDFSNNSLTVITNGGTVNVDKLTISNPLTLAGTITSTNDIDVNEAVTLSAATILTGANINITNANAKFDGNQDLTLSSTGTIDIQQALGAGTALGAFTSSGSGSTQLGANISAQGGTITFNTPVVLTADTTHTDSGATGIQFNDTVNGTQDLTLITSHAASTISFASFVGNTSALDTLTINSAGAIQGSGLTKAVKAATIDITAVSESGSGMKLDAADVKVNITQNYTKFDIIASNSLQLGGQNGASITGVVQNASNDAAVTKVGALLGGATGTFLINNCTINVGGGGVCPAPPTPPTPPPPEPPPLPPEPPMPVLPFVDKNLIDQTSPVRTKIEINDSVSQEQSQVRGRQIEKNKKLEQGSIQEEKLIEK, from the coding sequence GTGACTGGCAGTGCCATTAATGCGAATAATAATATTACGGCCAACCAAATGACCTTCACCGGGCCGGTAGCGACCGCAGCAGGAACATTTACTTATAATTCTAATGGAAATAATATGGGTTTTTCTAATAATTTAACGGGAGGAAGTACGAACTTAACGCTTAATGCGGGTGCGGGGACACTAACTTTAGGTGGCGTTACAACACTTAATTCACTCAGTATCACATCGAATGCAAATAATATTGCGAATAATATTACAACAACAATAGGTGGTATTATATTTACTAACCCCGTTACATTAACGGGTAATAGTGTATTTACTTCAACAGGGAACCCCATTAACTTGGATACAGTTGATGGTACTCAGGCGTTTACGATTGATGCTGGAGCGAGTACAGTTGCACTCAATGATAAATTAGGGGATTCAACGCGTTTAGGTAATTTTGCTGTGACCGGGGCTGGTGGTATTACTATTAATACTGATACAATAAAAGCTGCACAGATTGACTTAAACAACCCCGTAACATTAACTGCGGGGGTAACTCTTGATTCAAATTCAAATCCAATTAACTTTGAAAATACAGTCAACGGTACTCAGGCTTTAACAATTAATGCGGGTGCAAGCACAGCGACAATCAAAAATCAATTGGGGAACACAGCAAGAATTGGAACTCTGGGTATTACCGGCAATAGTATTGTGATTAACAATAATATTACGGCCAACCAGATGACCTTCACCGGGCCGGTAGTGACCGCAGCAGGGACATTTACCTATGATTCGAACAGTAATAATATCGGCTTTACGAATACCCTGACAGGGGCGGATACCAATTTGATTCTAAATGCTGGTGCAGGCGGTGATGTTACGTTTGCCAATGCAGTGAGTCTTGAGTCATTAAATACGAGCGCCAATCTAGCGAATGTCGGCAATAATATTACGACAGATAGCGGAGGTATTACATTTTCGAGTCCAGTGACATTGACAGGTAATAGTACATTTAATTCGACCAATAGCGCGATTGTGCTTGATGCGGTGGATGGAACGAAAACGTTTACACTAAATGCAGGGACGAGTACCGTAGCACTGAATAACCCTATAGGGGCGAGTACACGTTTAGGTGCTTTAGATATTACCGGTTCTGCTGGTATTACAATTAATACTGCAAGTATTAAAGCCGCCCAAATGGATATGAATAGCCCGGTGACGCTCGCAGCAACAACGACGTTGGATTCAAACGGGAATGCAATTAATCTTGATGATGCTGTGAATGCAACAGCAGCCGGGATGCAAGGTTTAACGCTGTCTGGGGGGGCAGGTGCAGTGACGTTAACAGGTGCACTGGGGAATGTCACTCGTTTGGGAGCTTTGAGTGTGACTGGCAGTGCGATTAATGCGAATAATAATATTACGGCAAACCAGATGACCTTCACTGGGCCGGTAGCGACCGCAGCAGGGACATTTACCTATGATTCGAATAGTAATAATATCGACTTTGCTAATACCCTGACAGGGGTGGATACCAATTTGATTCTAAATGCCGGTGCAGGCGGTGATGTTACGTTTGCCAATGCAGTGAGTCTTGAGTCATTAAACACGAGCGCAAATCTAGCGAATGTCGGCAATAATATTACGACAGATAGCGGCGGCATTACATTTTCGAGTCCGATTGTCTTAACAGGCTCGAGTGTTTTTGATTCTAATAGCAATACGTTGACGCTTAATAATACGGTTGATGCTACAACGGCAAATGTTGAGTCGCTCACATTGACTGCAACCGGGGGAGCAGTCACCATTGCAGGGGCGGTAGGCGCTGGAACAAAATTAAATACATTGACGGTGAATAGCTCGACATTAAATCTGCAAAATACTTTGAATGCGACGACTGAGTCTACAACGGCTTCGACGATTAATGTGTCTGGAAGTGGCAGTATTCTTGAAGCAGATAGTTTAACCACAGCCAATGATACGATCAATATCACCGCAGGGACGTATAATGAGAATATTGATTTTTCCAATAATAGCTTAACGGTAATAACGAATGGTGGCACAGTGAATGTCGATAAACTGACTATTTCGAACCCGTTGACGTTAGCAGGAACAATTACATCAACGAATGATATTGATGTTAATGAAGCAGTGACTTTATCAGCTGCAACAATACTGACTGGTGCAAATATTAATATTACCAACGCAAATGCGAAATTTGATGGCAACCAAGACTTAACTTTATCTTCGACAGGAACAATCGATATCCAACAGGCCTTAGGGGCAGGCACAGCATTAGGAGCTTTTACAAGTTCAGGGTCAGGTTCAACACAGCTTGGTGCAAATATTTCAGCACAAGGAGGAACGATCACCTTTAATACTCCTGTCGTCTTAACAGCCGATACGACACACACGGATAGTGGCGCAACAGGGATTCAATTTAATGATACTGTCAATGGAACACAAGATTTAACTTTAATAACAAGCCATGCTGCAAGTACAATTAGTTTTGCGAGCTTTGTTGGTAATACGAGTGCACTAGATACCCTTACCATTAATAGTGCAGGTGCAATACAGGGTTCTGGGCTGACTAAAGCCGTTAAGGCTGCAACAATTGATATTACAGCAGTGAGCGAGAGTGGCTCTGGAATGAAGCTTGATGCTGCAGATGTTAAGGTTAATATTACTCAAAATTATACAAAATTTGATATTATTGCGAGTAATAGTTTGCAGTTAGGTGGCCAAAATGGTGCTTCAATTACAGGAGTCGTACAAAATGCGAGTAATGATGCTGCAGTAACCAAGGTTGGTGCTTTGTTGGGGGGCGCGACAGGAACGTTTTTAATCAATAATTGTACTATTAATGTTGGAGGTGGCGGAGTATGCCCAGCGCCGCCAACCCCACCAACGCCTCCACCTCCAGAGCCTCCACCGTTACCTCCAGAACCCCCTATGCCTGTTTTGCCATTTGTTGATAAAAACTTAATCGATCAAACTTCTCCAGTAAGAACAAAAATTGAAATTAATGATAGTGTTTCACAAGAGCAAAGCCAGGTAAGAGGAAGGCAAATTGAAAAAAATAAAAAATTAGAACAGGGTAGTATACAAGAGGAAAAGTTAATTGAAAAATAA